The DNA window CTGGACTCCACCAGCACCGAGCAGCTGGCCCACCAACTGGCGACCCGCACGGCCGAGCAGTGCACCCGCATGCTGCACGCCCTCAAGGACTTCCTGAGCACGCTCAGCCGGAAGGCCGGCGTCGGCGCCCCCAAGGCCCACCTGGCGATGCTCGTGGCCGCCCTGGAGACCACGCCCACCCAGGTCGCCTCCGTCCTGGACCTGTTCGCCTGCTCGGAGCTGTCCCGCGACCACGAGGCCCTCGACGCCGTGACCGCCTCGCTCATCGCCCGCGGGCCGCAGTGGTGCGAGCAGCTCGTCTCGCACCTGCTGTCCCGGCGCGACCGGCGGATCGAGGCCCTCGCCCCCGTGCTCCACCCCCTGCTGGCGGCCCACGACCTGCCCCTGCCGGAACATTGCGGGTACTGGGCGGGCTGGGTGAGGCTGGAGGCCCAGCACGTCGACTCCCCGCGGTGGGCCGAGAGCTTCCTGGCCGCCTGCGCCGCCTCCGGCGCGTTCGCGGCGATCCCCACCGCCGCCGCGCAGCACTACGCCGAGACCGCCTCCAGCGCCCTGGCGCGCGTGCGCGCCCGGGAGGGCCTGGACGACGTCGCGCTCCTGCGGGCCCTGCTGCTCGTCTTCGAGCGCGGCGACCGCCCCGGCGCGCAGAGGGGGGCCCTCATCTGGTTCAGGCTCCTGGGACTGACGAAGCACCTGTGGACCGAGCGCGCCCGCCTGTTCGCCGCACTGCCCGGGGCGAGCGGATCCGTCATTGAGATGGCCGTCGACTCGCTTCTGGCGGGCGGGCCCGACGGCGAGCCCCTGACGGGCGCCGAACTGACCGCTCTGGCCCTGGAGGTGCTCCCCCGCAAGGAGAAGAGGCCCAGGCGGGCCGTTCTGGAGGCCCTGAGGCGGGCGGACCCGCCCCCCTCCCCCGAACTGACGGATGTGCTCCGGGTCCTGGCGGCGGGCACGGACACGATGACGGCGGTGCTGGCTCAGGTGATCCTGGTCCACTGGGGTCACCAGGCGCCGGCCGCGGGCCCGCGCGCCGGGGTCCTGGGGCTGTGGCGCGAACCCGAGGGCATTGCCCCGGAACCGCTCACGGAGCTCGACGACGCGGCCCTGGTCGGTGACGAACCGGGGCTCATCGGTCTGCTGGAGCGGGCCGGACGGGGCTGGGGCGTCAACGCCATGGTCCTGGAGCATTGCCTGGCGGCCCTGGTGGCGGTGGCGCGCAGGGAGGGCCCGCAGGAGCTGCGCCGGATCCTGGCCGGGACGGGTCCCCATCATTCGCGCGAGATCCTGGCCCGGTCGCTGCGGGATTTCGTCGAGGGCCGTATCGAGCCGGGGACGGAGCCCCGGCCCGCGACCACCGACACCGGCCCCCTGTCCTTCCTCACGGCCCAGCGGATCCGGGACGTGATCGGGCTGCTCGGCACGATCCCGTGCCTCCTGTCCACCCCGAGCCACACGGACTGGTCCGTGTCCTGGGAGGTCTTCGCCCGGCGGGCCCGCCGCTACCAGCAGGAGGGCACCGCGCTCATGCCGACCGACGTCGCCATCGCGCTGGCCCGCCTGGACCGCCGTCGTACGCCGTCCGACCTCGCCAACTTCGCCCAGCCCATATACGGCCGCGCGGTCACCCTCGAGCGGGTCCTAGAGCACTGGCGGACCCACCCGGCCCGACGGGGCGACCTGGAACTCATGCCGTCGAGGCGCAATACGGACGGGCGGTCGATCATGCCCGCCGACCAGCGGCTCATCGCCGAGGGGGACGAGCCCGCCGTCTTCGAGCTCCTCGGGCTGCGCAACGCCTGGTCGCTGCCCTACCACGTGCGCAGTGTCTTCGCCCGGCACGAACTGGCCGATCTGGGCGGGGTCTTCTGGTCGCCCCGGGGCGGGGACCTGATCGTCGCCCCCGAGTGGGAGTCGACCAGGCTGCTGCTGCCCGAGCACCCCACGCGCCCTGCCGCCGTCTTCCTCGGGGAGTTCCTCCACGCCGAGATCGTCGAGGCGATCGCCCACGCCGGGCAGCTGACCGCTGTGGCGCGCCCCCTGGGGTCGGTCCTCACCTTCGGTCTGCTCGCCCTGGCCTGCGGCGCGCCCGCACAGCACCGCGAGGCGGTCGCCGAGATGCTCCTGGTGGCCTGGGACGAGGAGCGCCTGACGCCGTCGGACCTCCTGGCGGCGTGGCAGAGCCCCTGGTGGGACGCCGACTGGGGCCACGGGCTCAAGCCGCGGGCGCACTCGGCCGCCAGAGTCGTCGCCACGCTGGGCATGGTGGCCCGGGCCGGGGGACTGGCCCTGGTCTGGCCGCTGCTGACGGCCATCGCCGAGGAGCTCGCCGGGGCCGACAGGCTGCCCGCCGCGACATCGGACGTCCTGAAGACCGTGCTGGAGCTGTTGACGGAGGTGCGGGCCGCGGGCGTTTCCGTTGAGCTGCCGAACGTGACCGCCCTGGCCGCCCGCGGGGGCTCGTCCGGGGCCGTGCGCGCGGCGCGGCTGGTCGTTTCCCGCCTCACTTGATCTCCGTCTGCGCGTTCCCGCCCCGGGGGAGTCGATTCAATGATGTTAGCTCGGCTCGCATTGTGCCAGGCGAGCCGGCGCGGATTGAACCGGGGCGGATTTCGTCGAGCTGAGCTCACATCGCGTGAGCCGAGGCGGATTTCGTCGAGCTGAGCTCGCATCGCGTGAGCCGAGGCGGATTTCGTTGCGCAGATCTCGTTGCGCAGGCCCGGAATCGCGTGAGCCAGCTCAACATGCGCCGGCCGGACCGCGCCGGCGGATTTGTCGGGTGCGACCCCGCCGTCGGACGCGAGCCCGCAGTCGTCGGCCCCCGGCCATTCACAACGGGGGTTAGCCCGTGAGGACGTATGCCAGACTCTCGTTCTCATGGGCTAACCTCCGTTGTCATTGATCTGCGTCCCGACGGATCCCCTGATGAGAAAAGCCTGTTGAGTCCTTCTCGCCGGAGTTGGCGGCTCGACAACCTGATCTCTTCGGACGAGGAATGCTCGCCGGTATCGCGTTCCGATGCGTATACGCGCATCAGAATTGGTCGTCGTGCGGAGGACGGCTCCTCGAAATAAGTCCAGACGCCTCACTGAATTATTTCCTCGGCGCGCAGAATGCCCGACGGCGGTCTCGTGCGGGTCCTCCGGAATAGTCTTCGGGTCCTCCGGAATGGTCGGGGGATTGTGCTCGTTCCGGTCGGAGCTCAGGGCCAGGCTCGTTCCGGCCCGGGCGTCTGCGTCGGGTCCAGCCGGGGTGCGGGGTATTCTTGGCGGGGCTGGCCCGGTTGGTGCTGGAGGTGTTGTTGTGGCTGGTGGGGCGGTATAGTGAACAGGGTGTCATGTTACATGTTTGCAAGATGGTGCTCCGACACCGACTTTTCCGCATGACCTGGTTGAAAGTTGGCGCGCGGAGGGCTCTGAGGGCCGTCGGTGGCGCTTGGCGTGATTGCGCCACTATGTGCTAGTCTGAGCCTGGTGCTGGCCGGTCCGCAGGGGTGCTCCCGGGGCCGGTGGCGCTCCGGGCCCTCGAAGTGGCGTCATACCGCCACTCCCGAGAGCAGGGGTCAGGGAGCACCACGCACCTGTAGGTGCATTGAGACCATCCCCAGGAAAACGACCCTAACGCCGATGGGCTCCTGTCAGGGAGCACCACGCACCTGTAGGTGCATTGAGACAACGGGTGCTCATCGTTGAAACGAGCCTTCTTGTTCTGTCAGGGAGCACCACGCACCTGTAGGTGCATTGAGACTGGACAGACCCCTTGTCGCACACGGTAACAATTTTTGTCAGGGAGCACCACGCACCTGTAGGTGCATTGAGACGTGGCGCTGTCGCCCCTTGTTGATATTCTCTCTATACGTCAGGGAGCACCACGCACCTGTAGGTGCATTGAGACACTCAAACATCATCTCCTGGGTGAATTCCAGGAGGTGTCAGGGAGCACCACGCACCTGTAGGTGCATTGAGACATAGCGAGGCCAAGCAGACGCTTGACCTCAGTGGGTCGGGGGCGCCGCGCTTATGTTTTCTCGGGCGGTGCGGGGGCGGGGGTTATACGTCTGCTTTTCCGGTCCAGTCATCGGGGTCAGGTCAGGTGGTCCCTTCGGGGGCGAGCTCGTCCGCCCCCGGCGGTGGTATCCGGTGATCCCGGGTTGTCTTGTTGTAGCCGTTTCAGTTGTGAAGGAAGGAGGGGCTGGTGGCGCTTCATGATTTCTATTCGCCGGGTGAGCGCGAGCGCATAGCCCGGGGCGAGTTCAACAGCACGCGGGTTCAGTTGCGCGAGTTGCTGGAGGGGACGGGTGCGCGGCGGGTGGAGGTGGAGTGCGGCGGGGTGGGCCTGTGCCAGTTCATCAGGCCGTGGCTGGTCGAGGAGGGCGGGCGGCGCAGGTTGG is part of the Actinomyces sp. oral taxon 414 genome and encodes:
- a CDS encoding DUF7824 domain-containing protein; this encodes MTAAAPTADQEDLLSLVLDSTSTEQLAHQLATRTAEQCTRMLHALKDFLSTLSRKAGVGAPKAHLAMLVAALETTPTQVASVLDLFACSELSRDHEALDAVTASLIARGPQWCEQLVSHLLSRRDRRIEALAPVLHPLLAAHDLPLPEHCGYWAGWVRLEAQHVDSPRWAESFLAACAASGAFAAIPTAAAQHYAETASSALARVRAREGLDDVALLRALLLVFERGDRPGAQRGALIWFRLLGLTKHLWTERARLFAALPGASGSVIEMAVDSLLAGGPDGEPLTGAELTALALEVLPRKEKRPRRAVLEALRRADPPPSPELTDVLRVLAAGTDTMTAVLAQVILVHWGHQAPAAGPRAGVLGLWREPEGIAPEPLTELDDAALVGDEPGLIGLLERAGRGWGVNAMVLEHCLAALVAVARREGPQELRRILAGTGPHHSREILARSLRDFVEGRIEPGTEPRPATTDTGPLSFLTAQRIRDVIGLLGTIPCLLSTPSHTDWSVSWEVFARRARRYQQEGTALMPTDVAIALARLDRRRTPSDLANFAQPIYGRAVTLERVLEHWRTHPARRGDLELMPSRRNTDGRSIMPADQRLIAEGDEPAVFELLGLRNAWSLPYHVRSVFARHELADLGGVFWSPRGGDLIVAPEWESTRLLLPEHPTRPAAVFLGEFLHAEIVEAIAHAGQLTAVARPLGSVLTFGLLALACGAPAQHREAVAEMLLVAWDEERLTPSDLLAAWQSPWWDADWGHGLKPRAHSAARVVATLGMVARAGGLALVWPLLTAIAEELAGADRLPAATSDVLKTVLELLTEVRAAGVSVELPNVTALAARGGSSGAVRAARLVVSRLT